In Prosthecobacter sp., a genomic segment contains:
- a CDS encoding Gfo/Idh/MocA family oxidoreductase, giving the protein MTSIPSSRRHFLKTAAATVATFNIVPRHVLGGPRFVPPSEKVNVAIIGTGGQGRTNVRALMQLDDAQIIAVADPAESFSLENFYFKGMGGRLPVKAEIEKHYATKTPNHRCADYVDFREMLEKEKSIDAVLIATPDHLHAYASVIAMRAGKHVYCEKPLTHNIWEARHVAKVAAETGVATQLGSQGHSSLGTRETIEYIQDGAIGAVKEIHVWVGAKRWNPTLTSKPTDTPPMPAGLNWDLWLGPRQERPFHPAYFPVAWRDFWDFGCTGIGDFACHDLNTAVRAFDLPIPSRIEAHAAGLMDSEIAPHGALIYYTFPAAGSRPEIRMTWYDGGMMPRTPEALGRFPLPKRGCLFIGEKGVIQCDGGGGAPRLFPDARRAEYQKPAPKLKRSNGHHRDWIDACKGGEPATSPFAYAAHLTEIALLGLLSLRTQKPIEWDAPGMKATGLPAAEPFIKETYRKGWEIV; this is encoded by the coding sequence ATGACTTCCATTCCCTCCTCACGCCGCCACTTCCTCAAAACCGCCGCTGCAACCGTGGCGACGTTCAACATCGTGCCGAGGCATGTGCTGGGCGGGCCTCGCTTCGTGCCGCCGAGTGAGAAGGTGAATGTGGCGATCATCGGCACGGGTGGCCAAGGCAGGACGAACGTGCGGGCGCTGATGCAACTCGACGATGCCCAGATCATCGCCGTGGCTGATCCGGCGGAGTCGTTCAGTTTGGAAAACTTTTACTTCAAAGGCATGGGCGGCCGCCTGCCGGTGAAGGCGGAGATCGAGAAGCACTACGCGACGAAGACGCCGAACCATCGCTGCGCGGACTATGTCGATTTCCGTGAGATGCTGGAGAAGGAGAAGTCCATCGACGCGGTGCTCATCGCCACGCCGGATCATCTGCATGCCTATGCTTCAGTGATCGCGATGCGTGCGGGCAAGCATGTTTACTGCGAGAAGCCACTCACGCACAACATCTGGGAGGCGCGTCACGTCGCCAAAGTGGCCGCCGAAACCGGTGTGGCGACACAACTCGGCAGCCAGGGGCATTCCTCGCTCGGCACGCGTGAGACCATCGAATACATCCAGGACGGAGCCATCGGTGCGGTGAAGGAAATCCACGTGTGGGTCGGTGCGAAGCGCTGGAACCCCACTCTCACGAGCAAACCGACCGACACGCCTCCTATGCCTGCGGGCTTGAACTGGGATCTCTGGCTCGGGCCGCGTCAGGAGCGCCCGTTTCATCCCGCCTACTTCCCGGTGGCCTGGCGCGACTTCTGGGATTTCGGCTGCACGGGCATCGGCGACTTTGCCTGCCACGACTTGAACACGGCAGTGCGTGCCTTTGACCTGCCCATCCCCTCGCGCATCGAGGCTCATGCCGCAGGCCTGATGGACAGCGAGATCGCCCCGCACGGTGCGCTCATTTACTACACCTTCCCCGCCGCAGGATCACGACCGGAGATTCGCATGACATGGTATGACGGCGGCATGATGCCTCGCACTCCCGAGGCGCTCGGACGCTTCCCTCTACCAAAGCGCGGCTGCCTCTTCATCGGCGAAAAAGGTGTCATTCAATGCGATGGCGGTGGTGGAGCCCCACGACTCTTCCCCGACGCACGCCGTGCCGAATACCAGAAGCCTGCGCCGAAGCTGAAGCGCTCCAACGGCCATCACCGCGACTGGATCGACGCCTGCAAAGGCGGTGAACCTGCCACGAGCCCCTTTGCCTATGCAGCTCATCTCACGGAAATCGCCCTGCTGGGCTTGCTGTCGCTGCGCACGCAGAAACCCATCGAATGGGATGCCCCAGGCATGAAAGCCACCGGCCTGCCGGCTGCTGAGCCCTTCATCAAGGAGACGTATCGCAAAGGCTGGGAAATCGTCTGA
- a CDS encoding FAD-dependent oxidoreductase yields MDTPATSNDLKRRSFLRAAFSGALVTPGVMNAAEVEKAIAGQFHEEARDLPLVQDADVIVCGAGPAGIAAAITAARAGAKVRVFEWRGCLGGVWTAGLLGYLLDFDKPGFNQELLKRLDERDMRRGTSKGNVVYEPEGMKLLLEEMFVEAGVKFQLHTRVSAAYREGKRLTTIVTESKSGRQAWRAPVFIDTTGDGDLGALAGCAFEYGESDSCPCQPMSLNALLVCKDVAALQPFIHGSDPSRADGIAKDVFLKEIQRGEHFPSYSKPTLWQVRDNLLLVMMNHQYGVPCFDAAKITEATVQARAELHKIVNGLRKLGGPWEGLQIAATAEQIGVRDGRRIAGRYTVNKDDLIAGARYDDAVVRPTFPVDIHALSKEANKTAAYSNAGIKVKPYDVPLRALIAKDVDGLMMAGRNISGDFIAHASYRVTGNSVAMGEAAGVTAAIAAVTKRLPHEVPWSEGEAKLKAIRL; encoded by the coding sequence ATGGACACTCCAGCCACTTCCAACGACCTGAAACGCCGTTCCTTCCTACGCGCCGCATTTTCCGGGGCGCTGGTCACGCCGGGCGTGATGAACGCGGCGGAGGTGGAGAAGGCCATCGCGGGTCAGTTTCATGAAGAAGCACGCGATTTGCCGCTGGTGCAGGATGCGGATGTGATCGTGTGCGGCGCGGGACCGGCAGGCATTGCGGCTGCGATCACGGCGGCGCGTGCCGGGGCGAAGGTGCGGGTATTTGAATGGCGTGGCTGTCTTGGCGGCGTGTGGACGGCGGGATTGCTGGGCTACTTGCTGGATTTCGACAAGCCGGGCTTCAATCAAGAACTGCTGAAGCGTCTCGACGAGCGCGACATGCGGCGCGGCACGAGCAAGGGCAACGTGGTCTATGAGCCGGAGGGCATGAAGCTGCTGCTGGAGGAGATGTTTGTGGAGGCGGGTGTGAAATTTCAGCTCCACACGCGGGTGAGCGCCGCTTATCGCGAGGGGAAGCGACTCACGACGATCGTGACGGAGTCGAAGTCGGGGCGGCAGGCGTGGCGGGCGCCTGTTTTCATCGACACGACGGGCGATGGCGATCTCGGGGCGCTGGCGGGCTGTGCGTTTGAGTATGGCGAGTCTGATTCGTGTCCCTGCCAGCCGATGTCGCTCAATGCGCTGCTGGTTTGCAAGGATGTGGCGGCGTTGCAGCCCTTCATCCATGGCTCCGATCCCAGCAGGGCCGATGGCATAGCCAAAGACGTGTTTTTGAAGGAGATCCAGCGCGGGGAGCATTTCCCATCGTATTCGAAGCCGACGCTGTGGCAGGTGCGGGACAATCTGCTGCTGGTGATGATGAATCATCAATACGGTGTGCCGTGTTTCGATGCCGCGAAGATCACCGAGGCCACCGTGCAGGCCCGCGCGGAGCTGCACAAGATCGTGAACGGCCTGCGCAAGCTCGGCGGGCCGTGGGAGGGCCTGCAAATCGCCGCCACCGCCGAACAGATCGGCGTGCGCGACGGGCGTCGCATCGCGGGACGTTACACCGTGAACAAAGATGATCTCATCGCTGGTGCTCGCTATGACGATGCGGTCGTGCGCCCGACTTTCCCGGTGGACATCCACGCGCTGAGCAAGGAAGCGAACAAGACGGCGGCTTACAGCAACGCAGGCATCAAAGTGAAGCCGTATGATGTGCCGCTGCGGGCGCTGATCGCAAAGGATGTGGATGGCTTGATGATGGCCGGGCGCAATATCAGCGGCGATTTCATCGCGCATGCGAGTTATCGCGTGACCGGCAACTCCGTGGCGATGGGTGAGGCGGCTGGCGTGACGGCTGCGATTGCGGCGGTGACGAAACGTCTGCCGCATGAGGTGCCATGGAGCGAGGGCGAGGCGAAGCTGAAAGCGATTCGCTTGTAG
- a CDS encoding response regulator transcription factor, which yields MRILVVEDSNRLRESIVLALRRSGYAVDATGDGREGLEMAEDHPYDAAILDIMLPSLDGVSILKTLRAAGNRTPVMFLTAKDAVADRVAGLRSGADDYLVKPFALEELLARVEALCRRGYQKAASETTLADLTLDSTAKTATRAGVTLDLTAREFALLEYLMLRAGQIVTRTQIEEHIYDDLVSPMSNVVDSAVCALRRKIAMNEDSMPLIHTRRGQGYVMEARPA from the coding sequence ATGCGCATCCTTGTTGTCGAAGATTCCAACCGCCTCCGCGAGTCCATCGTGCTCGCGCTGAGGCGCAGTGGTTACGCCGTGGATGCAACGGGCGATGGACGCGAGGGCCTGGAGATGGCAGAGGATCACCCCTACGATGCCGCCATTTTGGACATCATGCTGCCTTCGCTGGATGGCGTCAGCATCCTCAAGACGCTGCGTGCAGCGGGCAATCGCACGCCCGTCATGTTCCTCACAGCGAAGGATGCTGTGGCTGATCGCGTGGCCGGTTTGCGCAGTGGAGCCGATGACTACCTCGTCAAACCCTTCGCCCTGGAGGAACTGCTAGCCCGCGTGGAGGCGCTGTGCCGACGGGGTTATCAAAAAGCCGCCAGCGAGACCACTCTGGCCGACCTGACCCTCGATTCAACGGCTAAAACGGCCACACGAGCCGGTGTGACGCTCGACCTCACCGCTCGTGAGTTTGCGCTGCTGGAGTATCTCATGCTGCGAGCCGGCCAGATCGTCACGCGCACTCAAATCGAGGAGCACATCTATGACGATCTTGTTTCGCCCATGAGCAACGTCGTGGACTCTGCCGTGTGCGCCTTGCGCAGAAAAATTGCCATGAATGAGGATTCGATGCCGCTGATTCACACCCGGCGCGGACAGGGCTATGTGATGGAGGCGCGTCCCGCATGA
- a CDS encoding DUF1549 and DUF1553 domain-containing protein has product MVKRVWLKTPLDAILYPMRFLVFLALSIPLFAKPPTIKAGRQHWAFQPLSAAKPPAVKNTAWPKNDIDRFILAKLESNGLQPASEADPATLIRRITLDLTGLLPSPEEVEAFVNDCRQGSSFGIRNSSLEALADRLLASPRYGERWGRHWLDLSRYADTSGTHNDLDRPHAWKYRDYVIRSFNADKPYARFVAEQIAGDEIDGTDEQSLIATGFCRNGTSNDDNMGKNDDALAQYRADQLDDVISTTSSVFLGLTVGCARCHDHKTDPLLQRDYYSLLAIFNGTEKYGLVPGTQDKNDKRVKIDETAKVHALIETSPLVPTTRIMLRGSALNLGDEVGPAIPTLFKPIPFPSPTTKTSLRRKTLAEWITEPDNALAWRVIANRIWQHHFGKGLVASPSNFGFTGTKPTHPELLDYLAQQLIQNGGHFKALHKLILMSAAYRQSSSTGDNKENKDQKFSSPLPPLSPVQKDPGNSLLSRQNLQRMEAEVLRDSILTASGKLNPKLGGPGIKPRLRPDLLPVSQRNKWPVLQQEGPEQWRRSIYIYIKRQLLMPSMELFDAPTTTDSCAMRLDSTVPTQALVLMNDEFVEEQAAFLAQRATSGTLEKTIQRMFMLTLSHEADEKRLQQSLVFVKAREVTSTCDQALTDLAHVLLNSSEFIYIE; this is encoded by the coding sequence ATGGTGAAAAGAGTCTGGCTCAAGACGCCGTTGGACGCCATTCTTTATCCGATGCGCTTTCTCGTCTTCCTCGCTCTCAGCATCCCTCTTTTCGCCAAACCGCCCACCATCAAGGCGGGCCGCCAGCATTGGGCCTTTCAGCCGCTGAGCGCCGCGAAACCGCCCGCCGTGAAAAACACCGCGTGGCCGAAAAACGACATCGACCGCTTCATCCTCGCCAAACTCGAATCCAACGGACTCCAACCCGCTTCCGAAGCCGATCCCGCCACTTTGATCCGTCGTATCACTCTGGATCTCACAGGCCTGCTGCCGTCTCCGGAAGAAGTCGAAGCCTTCGTCAACGATTGCCGCCAAGGTTCGTCATTCGGAATTCGGAATTCGTCATTAGAGGCGCTGGCCGACCGCCTCCTCGCCAGCCCCCGCTACGGCGAACGCTGGGGCCGCCACTGGCTCGACCTCTCGCGTTACGCTGACACCAGCGGCACCCACAACGACCTCGACCGCCCGCACGCCTGGAAATACCGCGACTACGTCATCCGCAGCTTCAACGCAGACAAACCCTACGCCCGCTTTGTCGCCGAGCAGATCGCGGGCGATGAAATCGACGGCACGGATGAGCAAAGCCTCATCGCCACTGGTTTCTGCCGCAACGGCACCAGCAACGATGACAACATGGGCAAAAACGACGACGCGCTGGCTCAATACCGCGCCGATCAGCTCGACGACGTCATCTCCACGACGAGCAGCGTCTTCCTCGGCCTCACCGTCGGCTGCGCCCGCTGCCATGATCACAAAACCGATCCGCTGCTGCAACGCGATTACTACAGCCTGCTCGCCATCTTCAACGGCACCGAAAAATACGGCCTCGTGCCCGGCACACAGGACAAGAACGACAAGCGCGTCAAAATCGACGAGACCGCGAAAGTCCACGCCCTCATCGAAACCAGCCCGCTGGTACCCACCACGCGCATCATGCTTCGCGGCAGTGCCCTGAACCTCGGCGATGAAGTCGGCCCCGCCATTCCCACGCTCTTCAAGCCCATCCCCTTCCCTTCGCCCACCACCAAAACTTCCCTGCGGCGCAAAACCCTCGCCGAGTGGATCACAGAACCCGACAACGCCCTCGCGTGGCGTGTCATCGCCAATCGCATCTGGCAGCATCATTTCGGCAAAGGCCTCGTCGCCAGCCCGAGCAATTTCGGTTTCACCGGCACCAAGCCCACGCATCCCGAACTGCTCGATTACCTCGCCCAGCAGCTCATTCAAAACGGCGGCCACTTCAAAGCGCTGCACAAGCTCATCCTCATGTCAGCCGCGTATCGTCAGAGTTCTTCCACAGGAGATAACAAAGAAAACAAAGATCAGAAATTCAGTTCTCCGTTGCCTCCGTTATCTCCTGTTCAAAAAGATCCGGGAAACTCACTCCTGTCCCGCCAAAATCTCCAACGCATGGAAGCCGAAGTCCTCCGCGACTCCATCCTCACCGCCAGCGGCAAGCTCAATCCCAAACTCGGAGGCCCAGGCATCAAACCCCGCTTGCGGCCCGATCTCCTGCCCGTCAGCCAGCGCAACAAATGGCCCGTGTTGCAACAAGAAGGCCCCGAGCAATGGCGGCGCAGCATCTACATCTACATCAAGCGCCAGCTCCTCATGCCGAGCATGGAACTCTTCGATGCGCCCACGACCACCGACAGTTGCGCCATGCGACTCGACAGCACCGTGCCCACGCAGGCCCTCGTGCTCATGAACGACGAGTTCGTCGAAGAACAAGCCGCCTTCCTCGCCCAACGCGCCACCTCCGGCACTCTCGAAAAGACCATCCAGCGCATGTTCATGCTCACGCTGAGCCACGAAGCCGATGAAAAACGGCTCCAGCAATCTCTCGTATTCGTGAAGGCCCGTGAAGTCACCAGCACTTGCGATCAAGCCCTCACCGACCTCGCTCACGTCCTGCTCAACAGCAGCGAATTCATCTACATCGAATGA
- a CDS encoding carbohydrate-binding family 9-like protein, with amino-acid sequence MKRYHVRSSASSILDWSQAEALTDFTFAWEDRAAPKTEFRALWDETHVHFRFDCQDEDLVLPDGPTAKDRVIDSDRVEIFFAPDLSLKPYFCLEMSPRGDVLAYEANFYREMNWNWRCEGLQIDAKIDNNHYTVTGSLPLDTLRELNVLKAGSNEIHAGIYRAEFSHKPDSTIHSGWMPWVNPQTERPDFHVPSSFGVLELII; translated from the coding sequence ATGAAGCGCTATCACGTCCGCTCAAGCGCCAGTTCCATCCTCGATTGGTCCCAGGCCGAAGCTCTGACCGATTTTACCTTCGCGTGGGAAGACCGTGCCGCGCCCAAAACCGAGTTTCGTGCGCTCTGGGATGAAACCCACGTTCATTTCCGCTTCGACTGCCAGGATGAAGATCTCGTGCTCCCCGATGGCCCTACAGCCAAGGATCGCGTGATCGACTCGGATCGCGTGGAGATCTTCTTCGCGCCGGATTTGAGTCTGAAGCCGTATTTTTGCCTCGAAATGTCTCCGCGCGGCGATGTGCTGGCCTATGAGGCCAATTTCTACCGCGAGATGAACTGGAACTGGAGATGTGAGGGTCTGCAAATCGACGCCAAAATCGACAACAACCACTACACCGTCACAGGCAGTCTGCCACTCGATACCCTGCGTGAACTCAACGTCCTCAAGGCCGGCTCCAACGAGATCCATGCCGGCATTTACCGTGCCGAGTTCTCTCACAAACCCGACAGCACCATTCATTCCGGCTGGATGCCCTGGGTGAATCCGCAAACGGAGCGCCCCGACTTCCATGTGCCGTCATCGTTCGGTGTGTTGGAACTGATCATCTGA
- a CDS encoding GNAT family N-acetyltransferase, with amino-acid sequence MSFSISFGPLSAADHEAVAKLLHRSLVQWYESRLRQGAKFGDSHEPFLLFPEVYEALDPGEAVTARDTQTGEVLGVCFSHERETHVAIGIVATAPEAGGRGIAKQMMAAVLEKARNLGKPARLVSSLLNLDSFSLYTRLGFAPGAIFQDMLITVPEDGMTSPEPTGSTRVREARSDEAESIADFEHSQQGIRREKDFAFFLQNKVGSWRVLVSEREDGSLNGFLAMSTHPSFSMIGPGVAADEEMAAALLWRALDGLRGKTLVFLLPCAAANLVRTAYSWGARNVELHVAQSTAPVSSAQGIVFPTFMPETA; translated from the coding sequence ATGTCCTTCTCCATTTCATTCGGCCCGCTCAGCGCTGCGGATCACGAAGCCGTCGCCAAATTGCTACATCGCTCGTTGGTGCAGTGGTATGAAAGCCGCCTCCGTCAGGGTGCGAAGTTCGGCGACAGCCACGAGCCGTTTCTGCTCTTTCCGGAGGTGTATGAGGCTCTAGATCCCGGCGAAGCCGTCACCGCGCGTGACACGCAGACCGGCGAAGTGCTCGGCGTATGTTTCTCACATGAACGCGAGACGCACGTCGCCATCGGCATCGTGGCGACGGCGCCAGAAGCAGGCGGACGCGGCATCGCGAAGCAGATGATGGCCGCAGTGCTCGAAAAAGCCCGCAATCTCGGCAAACCGGCGCGTCTGGTGTCCAGCCTGCTGAATCTCGATTCGTTCTCGCTCTACACGCGGCTTGGATTCGCGCCCGGCGCGATTTTTCAGGATATGCTCATCACCGTGCCGGAGGACGGCATGACTTCTCCCGAACCAACGGGATCGACTCGCGTGCGTGAAGCTCGATCCGACGAAGCCGAGAGCATCGCCGACTTTGAGCACTCACAGCAAGGCATCCGACGCGAGAAGGACTTCGCCTTCTTCCTGCAAAACAAAGTCGGATCGTGGCGCGTGCTTGTTTCGGAGCGGGAAGACGGCTCGTTGAACGGGTTCCTCGCCATGAGCACGCATCCGTCCTTCAGCATGATCGGCCCCGGTGTCGCCGCGGATGAAGAAATGGCCGCCGCGCTGCTCTGGCGTGCGCTTGATGGTCTGCGTGGCAAGACCTTGGTCTTTCTCCTGCCCTGCGCTGCTGCGAATCTCGTGCGCACGGCTTATTCTTGGGGCGCACGCAATGTCGAACTCCATGTCGCGCAATCCACCGCGCCCGTTTCATCCGCCCAAGGCATCGTCTTCCCCACCTTCATGCCGGAGACGGCGTGA
- a CDS encoding ATP-binding protein, which produces MLWLLAGLALLWCGTGAGIYFSVRHSLYQSIDTALALDARLARFTAFGDSDSDDGTARGRGQRLQDRLADYHDPQGRSFYQVWNSQGEVSERSESLGDVTLPKLDISGNDPAFSSTVLGDGRAVRLMSFRTAAAGGGGPKGKGKGRHGAGSSLIALAKETSEMEGTLASLLGGIGIAGLLAAAGTFVLVTMALRHGLRPLKTLSEQTRNIDAPSLKARFDAAHVPAELQPIYAALNELLHRLEQGFERERRFSADLAHEMRTPVAELKMLGEVALKWPEQTDPELPAHTLAIASQLENLIEALLTLARLESGETALQLSTVDLSALCHECLQPCAEKVEAKQLDLQLRSEPELSMETDARLLRIILSNLLTNAVEYAPASTRIEIELDPGSITIANAAPELTQEGLSHLFDRFWRAEQSRSNSTHSGLGLSLAQQAASAIGCRLDASLSGGVLSFTLKKC; this is translated from the coding sequence ATGCTCTGGCTGCTCGCCGGTCTGGCCTTGCTGTGGTGCGGCACCGGCGCAGGCATCTATTTCAGTGTCAGACACAGTTTGTATCAATCCATCGACACCGCGCTTGCCTTGGATGCACGACTTGCTCGCTTCACCGCATTCGGCGATTCAGACTCCGACGATGGCACCGCGCGAGGTCGCGGTCAGCGATTGCAAGATCGTCTGGCGGACTATCACGACCCTCAAGGCCGCTCATTCTACCAAGTCTGGAACAGTCAAGGCGAGGTCAGCGAGCGCTCCGAGAGCCTCGGCGATGTCACCTTGCCCAAACTGGACATCTCCGGGAACGATCCCGCTTTTTCATCCACGGTGCTCGGCGATGGCCGCGCCGTTCGGCTCATGAGCTTTCGCACGGCGGCAGCAGGCGGCGGTGGACCGAAAGGCAAGGGCAAGGGGCGTCACGGTGCTGGCTCCAGCCTCATCGCTTTAGCCAAGGAAACTTCGGAGATGGAGGGAACGCTCGCTTCATTGCTTGGCGGCATCGGCATCGCGGGCCTGCTCGCGGCGGCGGGCACGTTTGTCCTCGTCACCATGGCTCTGCGTCATGGTCTGCGCCCATTGAAGACGCTGAGCGAGCAGACAAGGAACATCGACGCGCCATCGCTGAAGGCGCGATTCGATGCCGCGCATGTTCCCGCCGAGTTGCAGCCGATCTACGCGGCCCTCAATGAGCTGCTGCATCGTCTTGAGCAGGGATTTGAACGAGAGAGACGCTTCAGCGCCGATCTCGCCCACGAAATGCGCACGCCCGTGGCCGAACTCAAAATGCTCGGCGAGGTCGCCCTGAAATGGCCGGAGCAAACTGATCCAGAGCTTCCGGCTCACACGCTCGCCATTGCCTCGCAACTCGAAAACCTGATCGAAGCCCTGCTCACACTCGCCCGGCTCGAATCCGGTGAGACGGCCCTCCAACTCTCCACCGTCGATCTCAGCGCCCTGTGTCACGAATGCCTACAACCCTGCGCTGAAAAGGTGGAAGCAAAGCAGCTCGACCTTCAGCTCCGCTCAGAACCCGAACTCTCGATGGAAACCGACGCACGACTGCTGCGCATCATCCTCTCCAATTTGCTCACCAACGCGGTGGAATACGCACCAGCATCCACCCGCATCGAGATCGAACTCGATCCCGGCAGCATCACCATCGCCAATGCAGCGCCCGAACTGACTCAAGAAGGCCTGTCGCATTTGTTCGACCGCTTCTGGCGTGCTGAGCAATCACGCAGCAACAGCACGCACAGCGGACTCGGCCTCTCGCTCGCCCAACAGGCAGCCAGTGCCATTGGTTGCCGGCTCGACGCATCGCTGTCTGGCGGCGTGTTGAGTTTCACGCTGAAAAAGTGCTGA